One stretch of Equus caballus isolate H_3958 breed thoroughbred chromosome 24, TB-T2T, whole genome shotgun sequence DNA includes these proteins:
- the GLRX5 gene encoding glutaredoxin-related protein 5, mitochondrial isoform X2 — protein MSGSVGRAAAALLRWGRGAGGGGLRGPGVRAAGSGGGGGSAEQLDAMVKKDKVVVFLKGTPEQPQCGFSNAVVQILRLHGVRDYAAYNVLDDPQLRQDAWRIRLCVSCETYVHQSSSLPLTQCRVRARH, from the exons ATGAGCGGGTCCGTGGGCCGGGCAGCGGCGGCTCTGCTCCGCTGGGGGCGCGGCGCGGGAGGCGGCGGCCTGCGGGGCCCGGGCGTGCGGGCGGCGGGCTCGGGCGGCGGTGGCGGCTCGGCGGAGCAGCTGGACGCGATGGTAAAGAAGGACAAGGTGGTGGTCTTCCTCAAGGGGACGCCGGAGCAGCCCCAGTGCGGCTTCAGCAACGCCGTGGTGCAGATCCTGCGGCTGCACGGCGTCCGCGACTACGCGGCCTACAACGTGCTGGACGACCCCCAGCTCCGGCAAG ATGCGTGGAGAATACGGCTTTGTGTATCCTGTGAGACTTACGTCCACCAGTCAAGTTCTCTGCCGTTAACCCAGTGTCGAGTGCGTGCCAG GCATTAA
- the GLRX5 gene encoding glutaredoxin-related protein 5, mitochondrial isoform X1, producing MSGSVGRAAAALLRWGRGAGGGGLRGPGVRAAGSGGGGGSAEQLDAMVKKDKVVVFLKGTPEQPQCGFSNAVVQILRLHGVRDYAAYNVLDDPQLRQGIKDYSNWPTIPQVYLNGEFVGGCDILLQMHQNGDLVEELRKLGIRSALLDEKKDQDSK from the exons ATGAGCGGGTCCGTGGGCCGGGCAGCGGCGGCTCTGCTCCGCTGGGGGCGCGGCGCGGGAGGCGGCGGCCTGCGGGGCCCGGGCGTGCGGGCGGCGGGCTCGGGCGGCGGTGGCGGCTCGGCGGAGCAGCTGGACGCGATGGTAAAGAAGGACAAGGTGGTGGTCTTCCTCAAGGGGACGCCGGAGCAGCCCCAGTGCGGCTTCAGCAACGCCGTGGTGCAGATCCTGCGGCTGCACGGCGTCCGCGACTACGCGGCCTACAACGTGCTGGACGACCCCCAGCTCCGGCAAG GCATTAAAGACTATTCCAACTGGCCCACCATCCCGCAGGTGTACCTCAACGGCGAGTTCGTGGGGGGCTGTGACATCCTTCTGCAGATGCACCAGAACGGGGACCTGGTGGAAGAACTGAGAAAGCTGGGCATCCGCTCCGCCCTTTTAGATGAGAAGAAAGACCAAGACTCCAAGTGA